A part of Thermotoga petrophila RKU-1 genomic DNA contains:
- the ecfT gene encoding energy-coupling factor transporter transmembrane protein EcfT codes for MRLPTVLIGRYIPVDSIVHRLDPRAKLLGMIFLISAVLIVPNLLFYLVPGLAIFLLMFLSRTGFKIYLAGLRSLWFFLVFAVLVQFFSSSEGEKIFWMITDRAIWSAVYIMLRLVLIILLAENFSATTPPLLSARAIESIFSTFGARKIGHEIGMVMTIAMRFVPVLALEADRILKAQIARGANFERGKFFDRIRALVVIIVPLLISALRKAEELAVAMEARLYTGEPPKTRFKDIKWKPMDTLYVLLTAGVLVLVLFGRYFVDGVFQYGS; via the coding sequence ATGAGACTGCCGACGGTTCTGATAGGAAGATATATTCCGGTTGATTCGATTGTTCACAGACTCGATCCAAGAGCGAAACTCCTGGGTATGATCTTTCTCATTTCCGCTGTGCTGATCGTACCCAATCTTTTGTTTTACCTCGTACCGGGTTTGGCTATCTTTCTTTTGATGTTTCTGAGCAGAACAGGATTCAAGATTTACCTTGCGGGACTCAGGAGTCTCTGGTTCTTCCTTGTGTTTGCGGTTCTGGTTCAGTTCTTTTCCTCATCAGAGGGTGAAAAGATCTTCTGGATGATCACCGACAGAGCCATATGGTCTGCCGTTTACATTATGCTCAGACTGGTGCTCATAATCCTCCTTGCTGAGAATTTCTCTGCCACCACTCCGCCCTTGCTTTCTGCCAGGGCTATAGAGAGTATCTTCTCGACGTTCGGTGCCAGAAAAATCGGCCATGAGATAGGAATGGTGATGACCATTGCGATGAGGTTCGTTCCTGTTTTGGCGCTCGAGGCGGATAGGATCTTGAAGGCCCAGATTGCCAGGGGGGCAAACTTCGAAAGGGGAAAGTTTTTCGACAGAATAAGAGCGCTTGTGGTGATAATAGTGCCCCTTCTCATATCGGCCCTCAGAAAAGCAGAAGAACTGGCTGTGGCCATGGAGGCTCGTCTCTACACGGGCGAGCCTCCAAAAACACGGTTCAAAGACATAAAGTGGAAACCGATGGACACACTCTACGTCCTATTAACCGCTGGTGTTCTGGTGCTTGTTCTCTTCGGCCGTTATTTCGTTGATGGCGTTTTTCAATATGGAAGCTGA
- a CDS encoding L-lactate dehydrogenase, with amino-acid sequence MKIGIVGLGRVGSSTAFALLMKGFAREMVLIDVDKKRAEGDALDLIHGTPFTRRANIYAGDYADLKGSDVVIVAAGVPQKPGETRLQLLGRNARVMKEIARNVSKYAPDSIVIVVTNPVDVLTYFFLKESGMDPRKVFGSGTVLDTARLRTLIAQHCGFSPRSVHVYVIGEHGDSEVPVWSGAMIGGIPLQNMCQICQKCDSKILENFAEKTKRAAYEIIERKGATHYAIALAVADIVESIFFDEKRVLTLSVYLEDYLGVKDLCISVPVTLGKHGVERILELNLNEEELEAFRKSASILKNAINEITAEENKHQNTSG; translated from the coding sequence ATGAAAATAGGTATCGTAGGACTCGGAAGGGTTGGTTCCAGCACGGCTTTTGCACTCCTGATGAAAGGTTTTGCGAGGGAAATGGTTCTGATAGACGTCGATAAGAAAAGAGCAGAAGGAGACGCTCTCGATCTCATTCACGGAACACCTTTCACGAGAAGAGCGAACATCTACGCTGGAGACTATGCGGATCTGAAAGGATCAGATGTGGTGATCGTCGCTGCGGGAGTACCTCAGAAACCAGGAGAGACGAGGCTTCAGCTTCTTGGGAGAAATGCAAGAGTGATGAAAGAAATAGCGCGAAACGTCTCCAAATACGCTCCTGATTCGATTGTCATCGTGGTCACGAATCCCGTCGATGTCCTCACGTATTTCTTCCTCAAAGAGTCCGGAATGGATCCCAGGAAGGTGTTCGGTTCCGGAACGGTTCTCGACACAGCAAGGCTCAGAACTTTGATAGCGCAACACTGCGGCTTTTCTCCAAGAAGTGTGCACGTGTACGTGATAGGAGAACATGGAGATTCAGAGGTTCCTGTGTGGAGCGGTGCCATGATAGGAGGTATCCCCCTACAGAACATGTGTCAGATTTGTCAGAAGTGCGATTCGAAGATACTGGAAAACTTCGCTGAAAAAACCAAAAGAGCCGCGTACGAGATCATAGAGAGAAAGGGAGCCACCCATTACGCCATAGCTCTCGCCGTGGCCGACATAGTGGAGAGCATCTTCTTCGACGAAAAGAGAGTGCTTACGCTTTCCGTTTATCTCGAAGATTACCTCGGTGTAAAAGATCTCTGTATCAGTGTTCCTGTTACCCTTGGAAAGCACGGAGTGGAAAGAATCCTCGAACTGAACCTGAACGAAGAAGAACTGGAAGCCTTCAGAAAGTCAGCTTCCATATTGAAAAACGCCATCAACGAAATAACGGCCGAAGAGAACAAGCACCAGAACACCAGCGGTTAA
- a CDS encoding LCP family protein — translation MLKKIFLSLSISLAFFLIISSFFLLDKMVSYLFKGEVKNPYVFLVLGKDKEIEHTVRTDVIVVGVLDWKKGNLSFVSIPRDLMIEGKKINAIYNTYGMEKLFQIIESLLGQKPDSYVIFNYEAFKILGDELGPIEVIPNEVMFYEDLSQNLVIDFKPGVPYKLNGEQLLAYIRYRKDSMGDLARIERQKDVLKKLLSKALSRNPLEISVLYKKISPYIETDIGLPEILTLFSKLKNSVRVSFSTLPYKVDSDGSIFVDEKRLVSFKENLIGSSVQEKYRVNFLVVNTSSLVSRVFEANLRGVWKDRVGFEPDRVVWEDVGISQKFEGDHVFIGEPEKEDYILEILRKAHPSRHFTVHRFDRPEDYTMYYTILESLAKNRIYPDFPVSALILIDDFRE, via the coding sequence GTGTTGAAGAAAATCTTTCTGTCACTTTCAATTAGTTTAGCCTTCTTTTTAATTATATCATCCTTCTTTTTACTGGATAAGATGGTATCTTATCTCTTCAAGGGTGAGGTGAAAAACCCTTACGTGTTTCTCGTTCTGGGAAAAGATAAAGAGATCGAACACACCGTTCGAACCGATGTGATAGTTGTTGGTGTGCTGGACTGGAAAAAAGGAAATCTCTCTTTTGTATCGATACCCAGGGATTTGATGATAGAGGGAAAAAAGATCAACGCGATTTACAACACTTATGGAATGGAAAAACTATTTCAGATCATCGAATCACTTCTGGGACAGAAGCCGGATTCTTACGTGATATTCAACTACGAGGCTTTCAAAATACTCGGGGATGAACTGGGACCAATAGAGGTGATACCGAACGAGGTCATGTTTTATGAAGATCTGTCGCAGAATCTCGTCATAGATTTCAAACCTGGGGTTCCTTACAAATTGAATGGAGAACAGCTTCTTGCGTACATAAGATACAGAAAAGACTCCATGGGGGATCTTGCCCGAATAGAAAGACAGAAGGATGTACTGAAGAAACTCCTCAGCAAGGCCCTTTCAAGAAATCCTCTCGAAATTTCCGTACTTTACAAAAAGATAAGTCCTTACATCGAAACGGATATCGGTCTTCCAGAGATTCTAACACTCTTTTCTAAATTGAAAAACAGTGTTAGGGTGAGCTTTTCGACACTTCCGTACAAGGTGGATAGCGACGGAAGCATCTTTGTGGATGAAAAAAGACTCGTTTCTTTCAAAGAGAATCTCATTGGAAGCAGTGTTCAGGAAAAATACCGCGTGAACTTCCTCGTTGTGAACACCTCATCGCTTGTTTCGAGGGTATTCGAAGCCAACCTGAGGGGAGTGTGGAAAGACAGGGTTGGATTCGAACCGGACCGTGTTGTCTGGGAAGACGTGGGAATATCGCAGAAATTCGAGGGAGACCATGTCTTCATAGGGGAACCGGAAAAGGAGGACTATATCCTGGAAATTCTGAGGAAAGCGCATCCTTCCAGGCATTTTACGGTGCACAGGTTCGACAGACCGGAAGATTACACGATGTACTACACGATACTGGAAAGCCTCGCAAAGAACAGAATATATCCCGATTTTCCGGTATCTGCTTTGATTCTGATAGACGATTTCAGGGAGTGA
- the nfi gene encoding endonuclease V, translating into MDYRQLHRWDLPPEEAIKVQNELRKKIKLTPYEGEPEYVAGVDLSFPGKEEGLAVIVVLEYPSFKILEVVSERGEITFPYIPGLLAFREGPLFLKAWEKLRTKPDVVVFDGQGLAHPRKLGIASHMGLFIEIPTIGVAKSRLYGTFKMPEDKRCSWSYLYDGEEIIGCVIRTKEGSAPIFVSPGHLMDIESSKRLIKAFTLPGRRIPEPTRLAHIYTQRLKKGLF; encoded by the coding sequence ATGGATTACAGGCAGCTTCACAGATGGGATCTTCCTCCGGAGGAAGCGATAAAAGTGCAGAACGAACTCAGAAAGAAGATAAAACTCACTCCATACGAAGGAGAGCCCGAGTACGTGGCGGGAGTGGACCTTTCGTTTCCGGGAAAAGAAGAAGGGCTCGCGGTGATAGTGGTACTCGAATATCCTTCTTTCAAAATATTAGAGGTCGTTTCTGAAAGGGGAGAGATAACTTTTCCCTACATTCCGGGGCTCCTTGCTTTCAGAGAAGGACCTCTGTTCTTGAAGGCCTGGGAAAAGCTGAGAACGAAACCCGATGTTGTGGTCTTCGATGGTCAGGGACTGGCACATCCCAGAAAACTTGGGATAGCCTCCCACATGGGACTCTTCATAGAGATCCCGACCATTGGTGTGGCAAAATCCAGACTGTATGGAACGTTCAAAATGCCTGAAGATAAAAGGTGTTCCTGGAGTTATCTCTACGACGGCGAGGAGATAATAGGCTGTGTGATCAGAACAAAGGAAGGAAGTGCTCCTATCTTCGTGTCTCCGGGCCATCTCATGGACATTGAAAGTTCGAAAAGACTGATCAAGGCTTTTACCTTACCCGGAAGAAGGATACCGGAACCCACCAGACTGGCACACATCTACACACAACGGCTCAAAAAAGGCCTTTTCTGA
- a CDS encoding helix-turn-helix domain-containing protein: MSEKWKKLGETFRKKREERRITLLDASLFTNINPSKLKRIEEGDLKGLDAEVYIKSYIKRYSEFLELSPDEMLKLYEEGKEEVAEEVEEKKPRKKKEKEKTRDLVMFFFLIAGLVFLLFSAVENLKLRQTPPAYLVAPEETIVNGKSVSGEIPLQEGEYIVESRSDVVLKTASEEWTVKIRKFEVSVLWEK; encoded by the coding sequence TTGAGCGAAAAATGGAAGAAACTCGGTGAGACTTTCAGAAAAAAGAGGGAGGAAAGAAGAATAACCCTTCTCGACGCTTCTCTGTTCACGAACATAAATCCATCGAAATTGAAGCGGATCGAGGAAGGCGATCTGAAGGGACTTGACGCAGAAGTCTATATAAAAAGTTACATAAAACGATACTCGGAGTTTCTCGAACTCTCCCCAGATGAGATGCTCAAACTGTACGAAGAAGGCAAGGAAGAAGTAGCTGAAGAAGTTGAAGAGAAGAAGCCGAGAAAAAAGAAGGAGAAAGAGAAAACAAGGGACCTGGTGATGTTCTTTTTTCTGATAGCAGGACTGGTTTTTCTTCTGTTTTCAGCGGTGGAGAATTTGAAGCTGCGGCAGACACCACCTGCTTACCTTGTTGCACCAGAGGAAACGATCGTGAACGGTAAAAGTGTGAGTGGAGAGATTCCTCTTCAAGAAGGAGAGTATATTGTCGAATCCAGAAGCGACGTGGTTCTAAAAACGGCTTCCGAGGAGTGGACAGTGAAGATCAGGAAGTTCGAGGTGAGTGTTTTATGGGAGAAGTGA
- a CDS encoding DUF4416 family protein encodes MGEVKVPDMVNLVMFIFASHIDYWFNEVRPVLEGRFGPMDYVSDVLDFEKYTLYYSEEMGQGLKGRLVSFERLVHPFQLADIKRETNEIEKMFSIEGKRKVNIDPGYIHHTQFVLASTKHWGNRIYIGKGIYAEVTLVYVRGEFRHMEFTYPNYREEEYKKHLEKIRELYLKKRRKMMK; translated from the coding sequence ATGGGAGAAGTGAAGGTACCTGACATGGTGAATCTTGTGATGTTCATATTCGCATCGCACATAGATTACTGGTTCAACGAAGTGAGGCCCGTTCTCGAAGGACGTTTTGGGCCCATGGATTACGTTTCGGATGTTCTCGATTTTGAGAAGTACACTCTTTACTATTCGGAAGAAATGGGACAGGGTTTGAAGGGAAGACTCGTGAGTTTTGAAAGACTCGTCCATCCTTTCCAGCTGGCGGATATAAAGCGCGAAACCAACGAGATAGAAAAGATGTTCTCGATCGAAGGAAAGAGAAAAGTCAACATAGATCCAGGATACATTCATCACACTCAGTTCGTTCTCGCTTCCACCAAACACTGGGGGAACCGCATCTACATAGGCAAAGGAATCTACGCTGAGGTGACGCTGGTTTACGTGCGGGGAGAATTCAGACATATGGAGTTCACCTATCCAAATTACAGAGAAGAAGAGTACAAAAAGCATCTTGAAAAGATCAGGGAGCTGTACCTCAAAAAGAGGAGGAAAATGATGAAGTGA
- the rimO gene encoding 30S ribosomal protein S12 methylthiotransferase RimO — protein sequence MRVGIKVLGCPKNEADCEVLAGVLREGGHEIVFDVKDADVVVLDTCAFIEDAKRESIDEIFSFVDAKDQYGYKLVVKGCLVQRYYEELKKEVPEVDQWIGVADPEEIANAIENGTDLVPDQPETVYRYRKRIDLEERPYAYVKISDGCDRGCTFCSIPSFKGSLRSRSIEDITREVEDLLKEGKKEIILVAQDTTSYGIDLYRKQALPDLLRRLNSLNGEFWIRVMYLHPDHLTEEIISAMLELDKVVKYFDVPVQHGSDKILKLMGRTKSSEELKKMLSSIRERFPDAVLRTSIIVGFPGETEEDFEELKQFVEEIQFDKLGAFVYSDEEGTVAFNLKEKVDPEMAKRRQEELLLLQAEISNSRLDRFVGKKLKFLVEGKEGKFLVGRTWTEAPEVDGVVFVRGKGKIGDFLEVVIKEHDEYDMWGSVI from the coding sequence GTGAGGGTTGGTATAAAGGTTCTAGGATGTCCGAAAAACGAAGCGGATTGCGAAGTCCTGGCAGGTGTGTTGAGAGAAGGAGGTCACGAGATAGTTTTCGATGTGAAGGATGCGGATGTGGTTGTGTTGGACACCTGTGCTTTCATAGAGGACGCGAAAAGAGAATCAATAGATGAAATCTTCTCTTTTGTAGATGCAAAGGATCAGTATGGTTACAAATTGGTTGTGAAAGGTTGTCTTGTTCAGCGTTATTACGAAGAGCTGAAAAAAGAAGTCCCCGAGGTGGATCAGTGGATAGGTGTTGCAGATCCTGAAGAGATAGCGAATGCCATTGAAAATGGTACAGATCTTGTTCCAGATCAACCAGAGACCGTGTACAGATACAGAAAAAGAATCGATCTGGAGGAGAGACCCTACGCTTACGTGAAGATATCCGACGGGTGTGACAGAGGATGCACTTTCTGTTCCATACCTTCGTTCAAAGGAAGTCTGAGAAGCAGGAGCATAGAAGACATAACGCGAGAGGTGGAAGACCTTTTGAAAGAAGGAAAGAAAGAAATAATCCTCGTCGCTCAGGACACGACGTCCTACGGGATCGATCTCTATAGAAAGCAAGCGCTGCCTGATCTTTTGAGGAGACTGAACAGTCTAAACGGAGAGTTCTGGATCAGGGTTATGTACCTTCATCCGGATCATCTGACAGAGGAAATAATAAGCGCAATGCTGGAACTGGATAAGGTTGTGAAGTATTTCGATGTTCCGGTGCAGCATGGAAGCGATAAAATATTGAAACTAATGGGACGAACGAAGAGTTCAGAAGAGTTGAAAAAAATGCTTTCGAGCATCAGAGAGAGGTTCCCGGACGCGGTTCTTAGAACGAGTATAATCGTGGGATTTCCGGGAGAAACTGAAGAAGACTTCGAAGAACTCAAGCAATTTGTGGAAGAAATTCAGTTTGACAAACTCGGAGCTTTCGTTTATTCGGATGAGGAGGGAACGGTTGCTTTCAACCTCAAAGAGAAAGTTGACCCGGAAATGGCGAAAAGAAGACAGGAAGAACTGCTCCTTCTCCAGGCGGAGATCTCAAACAGCAGGCTTGATAGATTCGTTGGAAAAAAATTGAAGTTCCTGGTTGAGGGAAAAGAAGGGAAGTTTCTTGTGGGAAGGACCTGGACGGAAGCACCTGAAGTGGACGGAGTGGTTTTTGTAAGAGGGAAAGGGAAGATAGGAGACTTTCTTGAAGTGGTGATAAAAGAGCACGACGAGTACGACATGTGGGGGTCAGTGATATGA
- a CDS encoding CDP-alcohol phosphatidyltransferase family protein, translated as MNLANFFSLLRAALVIPVVWFYMEGWISLSFLIFVFAAFTDYLDGFFARKKNQVTDFGKVFDQVSDKILVISTAVAMLDVLPLWYVLVVFARDTFVNGLRILAASRGNVVPARWIGKAKTVSQFVVLIAAYLFKMGFLSNALLMFFVVLSLTVTVISWITYTIDIARITKLEG; from the coding sequence ATGAATCTTGCGAACTTTTTTTCTTTGTTGAGAGCGGCGCTGGTAATTCCTGTTGTCTGGTTTTACATGGAAGGATGGATCTCTTTGTCGTTCCTGATTTTTGTATTTGCGGCTTTCACAGATTATCTCGATGGTTTTTTTGCGAGGAAGAAAAACCAGGTAACGGATTTTGGAAAGGTCTTCGATCAGGTTTCTGACAAGATTCTCGTGATATCCACGGCAGTGGCCATGTTGGATGTTCTTCCGTTGTGGTACGTTCTGGTTGTCTTTGCAAGAGACACCTTTGTAAACGGGCTCAGAATACTCGCAGCCAGCAGAGGAAACGTTGTGCCAGCGAGGTGGATAGGGAAGGCGAAGACTGTTTCTCAATTTGTGGTGTTGATCGCTGCGTATCTCTTCAAGATGGGCTTTTTGAGTAACGCACTTCTCATGTTTTTTGTGGTGCTCTCACTCACAGTAACGGTGATCTCCTGGATTACGTACACGATCGATATTGCAAGAATCACGAAATTGGAGGGATAG
- the thpR gene encoding RNA 2',3'-cyclic phosphodiesterase, with protein MRTFIAIDVNEEVKKQASEIIEKLMRRGFGATWVSEENMHLTLFFLGEVDEQKISEIAEHLCRRVRGFPSFSFTVKGFGYFKRKMSPRVFWLGVENTDRLMKLYEELRNELSHHGFSFEEKFVPHITIGRVKYYPDKWEKLIEDIDFPPIEVAVDRFKIYSSTLTPTGPIYRVLYECQFEGGLIRYV; from the coding sequence ATGAGGACCTTCATTGCTATCGATGTTAACGAAGAAGTCAAGAAGCAAGCTTCTGAAATCATAGAAAAACTCATGAGAAGAGGTTTTGGTGCAACGTGGGTTTCTGAAGAAAACATGCACCTCACACTTTTTTTCCTGGGGGAGGTTGACGAACAAAAAATCTCTGAAATAGCCGAACACCTCTGTAGAAGGGTGAGAGGTTTTCCTTCTTTTTCGTTCACCGTGAAGGGTTTTGGGTACTTCAAAAGGAAGATGTCTCCGCGCGTCTTCTGGCTCGGAGTGGAGAACACTGATCGCCTGATGAAACTCTACGAAGAGCTCAGAAACGAGCTGTCTCACCACGGTTTTTCGTTTGAAGAGAAGTTCGTCCCTCACATTACGATTGGAAGGGTGAAGTACTACCCGGACAAATGGGAAAAACTGATCGAAGACATCGATTTTCCACCCATCGAAGTTGCTGTGGACAGATTCAAGATTTACTCGTCCACGTTAACACCGACGGGTCCCATCTACAGAGTTCTTTACGAATGCCAGTTTGAAGGAGGATTGATCAGGTATGTCTGA
- the recA gene encoding recombinase RecA codes for MSDEKQKKSVLEKALKRIEENFGKGSIMILGDETQVQPVEVIPTGSLAIDIATGVGGYPRGRIVEIFGQESSGKTTLALHAIAEAQKMGGVAAFIDAEHALDPVYAKNLGVDLKSLLISQPDHGEQALEIVDELVRSGVVDLIVVDSVAALVPRAEIEGAMGDMQVGLQARLMSQALRKIAGSVNKSKAVVIFTNQIRMKIGVMFGSPETTTGGLALKFYATMRMEVRRGEPIKEGKDVIGNVISVKIVKNKVAPPFKTAQTYIIYGKGIDREYELFNIAVEESMVERKGSWYYYTTLKGEEVSLGQGSSNAVQFLKDNPEIAGEIERRIREKYGLLSVEKEEQKKEEKSSDEEAS; via the coding sequence ATGTCTGATGAAAAACAGAAAAAGAGTGTCCTGGAAAAAGCGTTGAAGAGAATAGAAGAGAACTTTGGAAAGGGTTCCATAATGATCCTGGGTGATGAAACCCAGGTTCAGCCTGTAGAGGTGATACCAACAGGGTCTCTCGCCATCGATATCGCGACGGGTGTTGGAGGATACCCAAGAGGAAGGATTGTGGAAATCTTTGGTCAGGAATCGAGCGGAAAAACCACCCTCGCGCTTCACGCCATAGCAGAGGCCCAGAAGATGGGAGGAGTGGCTGCTTTCATAGACGCAGAACACGCACTGGACCCTGTTTACGCGAAAAACCTTGGAGTGGATCTGAAGAGTCTTCTCATCTCTCAGCCTGATCATGGAGAGCAAGCACTCGAAATAGTGGATGAACTCGTAAGAAGTGGTGTGGTCGACCTCATAGTTGTTGATTCCGTTGCGGCTCTCGTTCCCAGAGCGGAAATAGAAGGTGCCATGGGAGACATGCAGGTGGGTCTTCAGGCGCGTCTCATGTCTCAGGCACTGAGAAAGATCGCGGGAAGTGTGAACAAATCCAAGGCGGTAGTTATATTCACAAACCAGATCAGAATGAAGATAGGCGTTATGTTTGGAAGCCCGGAAACCACGACCGGCGGACTCGCCTTGAAATTCTACGCAACCATGAGGATGGAAGTCAGGAGGGGTGAACCTATAAAGGAAGGAAAAGATGTGATAGGCAACGTGATAAGTGTAAAGATCGTGAAGAACAAGGTTGCTCCTCCGTTCAAAACCGCTCAGACGTACATCATATACGGGAAAGGGATCGATAGAGAGTACGAGCTGTTCAATATCGCTGTTGAGGAAAGCATGGTAGAAAGAAAAGGTAGCTGGTATTACTACACCACTCTCAAAGGTGAGGAAGTTTCCCTTGGGCAGGGAAGCTCGAACGCCGTTCAGTTTCTCAAAGATAACCCTGAAATAGCAGGAGAGATCGAAAGGAGAATAAGAGAAAAATATGGATTACTATCAGTGGAGAAAGAAGAACAGAAGAAGGAAGAGAAATCTTCAGACGAAGAAGCCTCTTAA
- a CDS encoding regulatory protein RecX, translating into MDYYQWRKKNRRRKRNLQTKKPLNYALKLLKYRVRFEDELRERLKKQGFADEEVESTINTLKKQGYLDDEKAAYLFALDEMRLKLFGPRVVRMKLKSLGVDEEIIERAIEKALEEIDFHEELKRLKGRFKDRWELRDYLYRRGFDPSLIEEILNKIDGGEE; encoded by the coding sequence ATGGATTACTATCAGTGGAGAAAGAAGAACAGAAGAAGGAAGAGAAATCTTCAGACGAAGAAGCCTCTTAATTATGCGTTGAAGCTCCTAAAGTATCGAGTCAGATTTGAAGACGAACTTCGCGAGCGGTTGAAGAAACAGGGCTTCGCAGATGAGGAAGTGGAAAGTACCATTAATACCTTGAAGAAGCAGGGATATCTGGACGATGAAAAAGCGGCTTATCTCTTTGCACTCGACGAAATGCGGTTGAAACTCTTTGGACCGAGAGTTGTGAGGATGAAGCTCAAATCACTTGGAGTGGATGAAGAGATCATAGAAAGAGCGATCGAAAAGGCTCTGGAGGAGATCGATTTTCACGAAGAATTGAAGAGATTGAAAGGTCGATTCAAAGATCGATGGGAGTTAAGAGATTATCTCTACAGAAGAGGGTTCGATCCTTCTCTCATCGAGGAAATTCTCAATAAAATAGATGGAGGTGAAGAATGA
- the rny gene encoding ribonuclease Y: MLWYIVAGAGGLLIGYLIASYQINQKLRKAKEDAQTIIEKAEKEANEIKKKAIIEGREEVHRLREEFEKERSRREEELRAFEERILKREELLTRKEENLEKREHQIEELKANLEEKMREVEEKEKRIDEELKRLAGMTVEEARELILEEARQRYEHDLAKLYKEMKEQVEEEVEKEAKKVIAFAVQRYAPDYVGEITVSTVSLPSDDMKGRIIGREGRNIRTFEKITGVDLIIDDTPEVVVLSCFNPLRREIARITLEKLVADGRIHPARIEEMYEKAKQEVEKAIKEAGQEATFKAGVMGLHPELVKLLGKLKYRTSYGQNVLNHSIEVALLAGYMASELGLNADKARRGGLLHDIGKAVDQELEGSHTTIGAELARRYGEKEDIINMILSHHGEEEPMTPEAVLVAAADALSAARPGARRESLENYIKRLMKLEEIAKSFKYVEKAYAIQAGREIRVIVEPDKVDDALAEKLAYDISKKIEEELEYPGVLKVVVIREKRSVAYAK, from the coding sequence ATGCTGTGGTACATAGTAGCAGGAGCCGGTGGTCTTCTGATTGGATACTTAATAGCAAGTTATCAGATAAATCAAAAGCTCAGAAAAGCGAAAGAAGACGCTCAAACCATAATCGAGAAAGCAGAAAAAGAAGCAAACGAGATAAAAAAGAAAGCGATAATAGAAGGAAGAGAGGAAGTTCACAGGCTCAGAGAGGAATTCGAGAAAGAGCGATCCAGAAGAGAAGAAGAATTGAGAGCGTTTGAGGAAAGAATTTTAAAGAGAGAAGAACTCCTGACGAGGAAAGAGGAAAACCTTGAAAAAAGGGAACATCAGATTGAGGAACTCAAAGCAAATCTGGAAGAGAAAATGAGAGAGGTCGAAGAAAAGGAAAAAAGAATCGACGAAGAATTGAAGCGTCTTGCCGGTATGACTGTGGAAGAAGCAAGAGAGCTCATTCTCGAAGAAGCCAGGCAGAGGTACGAACACGACCTTGCGAAACTCTACAAAGAGATGAAAGAACAGGTTGAAGAAGAAGTCGAAAAGGAAGCCAAGAAAGTCATAGCATTCGCTGTTCAGAGATACGCACCGGATTATGTAGGAGAAATCACCGTTTCTACCGTTTCACTTCCGTCGGACGACATGAAGGGAAGAATCATAGGCAGAGAAGGAAGAAACATCAGAACGTTTGAAAAGATCACGGGTGTGGACTTGATAATAGACGACACCCCGGAAGTGGTGGTTCTTTCCTGCTTTAACCCTCTGAGAAGAGAGATAGCCCGTATCACACTGGAAAAACTGGTGGCGGATGGAAGAATACATCCTGCAAGGATCGAAGAAATGTACGAAAAAGCAAAGCAGGAAGTGGAGAAAGCCATAAAAGAAGCTGGACAAGAGGCGACGTTCAAAGCGGGTGTTATGGGGCTCCATCCGGAGCTTGTGAAACTCCTTGGAAAATTGAAATACAGAACGAGCTATGGCCAAAACGTTCTGAACCATTCGATAGAAGTGGCTCTGCTCGCCGGTTACATGGCTTCTGAACTTGGGCTAAACGCGGACAAAGCGAGAAGAGGAGGACTCCTCCACGATATAGGAAAAGCTGTTGATCAGGAGCTGGAAGGTTCACACACGACCATAGGTGCAGAGCTTGCCCGAAGATACGGAGAAAAAGAAGACATCATAAACATGATTCTCAGCCATCACGGAGAAGAAGAACCCATGACACCTGAAGCAGTACTCGTGGCAGCTGCCGATGCTCTCTCTGCGGCAAGACCAGGTGCGAGAAGAGAGAGTCTGGAAAACTACATCAAACGTCTTATGAAGCTGGAGGAGATAGCAAAAAGCTTCAAGTACGTTGAAAAGGCCTACGCCATTCAGGCTGGAAGAGAAATTAGAGTGATTGTGGAACCCGACAAAGTGGATGACGCTCTCGCTGAAAAACTCGCCTACGATATTTCTAAAAAGATAGAAGAAGAGCTCGAGTATCCTGGTGTTCTGAAAGTTGTGGTGATAAGAGAGAAAAGAAGCGTCGCTTACGCAAAGTAA